Proteins from one Ketobacter alkanivorans genomic window:
- the dprA gene encoding DNA-processing protein DprA: MLLEELPYWLALWRISGIGPSHFRLITDRYHSMIAFFSLSDAELASLGLNTRQRNQIRGFQRGSERALLEGVTQDLDWLEQSAQHHILTWASDDYPPLLREIQGSPPILFVRGDAGLLSLPQIAIVGSRHSSRQGQKIAQDFASCFSSNGFITTSGLALGIDASAHAGALLGGGKTIAVLAHGLDDIYPNRNRSLGKEIIEQGALVSEFPIGVSPRAEFFPRRNRIISGLSLGVLVVEAAIKSGSLITAHEAVDQGREVFAIPGSINDPLAKGCHALIRNGARLVETAQQVVDELMPLLGFMQQQAMPHAEENLLHDQYDSQSPEGLLLAALEYDPTPVDQLVGLTGLCVADISSALVMLEIDGVVQQQQGGYSRV, encoded by the coding sequence ATGTTGTTGGAAGAATTGCCCTATTGGTTGGCCCTGTGGCGTATATCCGGAATCGGCCCCAGCCACTTTCGCCTGATTACCGACCGCTATCACAGCATGATTGCCTTTTTTTCCCTGTCCGACGCCGAGCTGGCCAGCCTGGGGTTAAATACCCGTCAGCGCAACCAGATCCGCGGCTTCCAGCGGGGCAGCGAGCGAGCCTTGCTGGAAGGCGTGACCCAGGATCTGGACTGGCTTGAGCAAAGCGCTCAGCATCATATCCTGACCTGGGCCAGTGACGACTACCCTCCCTTGCTCCGTGAGATTCAGGGTTCACCACCGATTCTGTTTGTACGAGGTGACGCCGGTTTACTGTCCCTGCCCCAGATTGCCATTGTGGGCAGTCGTCATTCCAGCCGACAGGGGCAAAAAATCGCCCAGGATTTTGCCAGCTGCTTCTCTTCCAATGGCTTTATCACCACCAGCGGCCTGGCATTGGGGATCGACGCATCCGCCCATGCCGGGGCTCTGCTCGGCGGCGGTAAAACCATCGCCGTGCTGGCCCATGGCCTCGATGACATCTACCCCAATCGCAATCGCAGCCTGGGTAAAGAAATCATCGAACAGGGCGCACTGGTATCCGAGTTCCCCATCGGGGTATCGCCGCGGGCCGAATTCTTTCCCCGCCGCAATCGCATTATCAGCGGCTTGAGTCTGGGGGTGCTGGTGGTGGAGGCGGCCATCAAGAGCGGGTCACTGATCACCGCCCATGAGGCCGTAGATCAGGGGCGGGAAGTATTTGCCATTCCCGGCTCCATCAATGATCCCCTGGCCAAGGGCTGCCATGCATTGATTCGCAACGGGGCCCGTTTGGTGGAAACGGCCCAGCAAGTGGTAGATGAATTGATGCCCCTGCTTGGGTTTATGCAACAGCAGGCTATGCCCCATGCCGAAGAAAATCTACTGCATGATCAATACGATAGTCAATCACCAGAGGGGTTGCTGCTGGCCGCGCTGGAGTACGACCCAACCCCCGTGGATCAGTTGGTGGGCCTGACCGGGCTGTGTGTGGCGGACATCAGCTCGGCGCTGGTGATGTTGGAAATAGATGGGGTAGTGCAGCAGCAGCAAGGTGGATACAGCCGAGTCTGA
- a CDS encoding putative bifunctional diguanylate cyclase/phosphodiesterase: MSILETDPFADDLLLMRETSPKTSQSASSLSRQLTEAYVALSKSEEVWQSSLTQALRHITQTCANVLGVERASIWQISPDMAKMECLCLYLEEQNRFESGLVLEARAYPRYFSALALERVINASDAQQDLRTREFTESYLKPLNIQSMLDGTLRNEGITKGVLCLEQVGQRRFWTEDEQIFVASVADMVSQVLLFSSFRDREMRFRALFEGSGDAVFVLNGPRIIECNPAAFRMFRGNREQLLGATPADLSPELQPDGSISSSVAASHMQNALEGASQFFEWTHRRLDNTLFDAEVTLNSVMLDGVNCILGTVRDVSDRKQAEDALVQSQRQLAYRATHDSLTELPNRDSLHLSASRMLAQSKLRGLQVAVILLDLNRFKDVNDTLGHRIGDFLLQQVAKRLSLLHKDNELEVYRLGGDEFALLKSHVSNRDEVITLVDAVIEALSKPLDVEGMSLEMGASIGVSFFPENGDNSHALLRCADVAMYQAKTHGENLHFYDASMDANSTRRLTILADLGVAIRSNQLQLHYQPRIDLATGACNGCEALLRWVHPEQGMIPPGDFIPLAEMTEMIHPLSLWVLREALRQVRCWLDEGKEIAVAVNLSARNLIDVRCPALIQSLLHEFGVPNHLLEIEITESALITDPERALQVVQSFHDLGLHLAIDDFGTGYSSMSYLKRLPIQTLKVDRSFVKEMLTDEADAVIVRSTIGLAHSFGLNVVAEGVEDEATLQALCNLQCEQAQGYHISRPIPAAEFDAWYLQRRGN; the protein is encoded by the coding sequence TTGTCTATACTTGAAACAGACCCTTTTGCAGACGATTTGCTGCTCATGCGAGAAACATCACCCAAAACTTCACAAAGTGCTTCCAGCCTGTCGCGGCAGTTAACGGAAGCTTATGTGGCGCTGTCCAAATCTGAAGAAGTTTGGCAGTCCAGCCTGACCCAGGCGTTGCGTCACATAACCCAGACCTGCGCCAACGTGTTGGGGGTGGAACGTGCCAGTATCTGGCAGATCTCACCCGATATGGCGAAAATGGAGTGTTTGTGTCTCTATCTGGAAGAACAAAACCGTTTTGAAAGCGGATTGGTGCTGGAAGCCAGGGCTTACCCCCGGTACTTCAGCGCCTTGGCATTGGAGCGCGTGATCAATGCCAGTGACGCCCAACAAGATCTCCGCACCCGCGAATTTACCGAATCCTATCTGAAACCGCTGAATATCCAGTCGATGCTGGATGGCACCTTGCGCAACGAGGGTATTACCAAAGGCGTTTTGTGTCTGGAGCAGGTGGGGCAGCGCCGCTTTTGGACAGAAGACGAGCAAATTTTTGTGGCCTCTGTGGCGGACATGGTGTCACAAGTGCTGCTGTTCAGCTCATTCCGTGACCGAGAGATGCGTTTTCGTGCCCTGTTCGAAGGCTCCGGTGATGCGGTTTTTGTGCTCAATGGCCCCAGAATCATTGAATGCAACCCCGCTGCGTTTCGCATGTTTCGTGGTAATCGTGAGCAGTTGCTGGGGGCGACACCGGCAGACCTGTCTCCAGAGCTACAGCCCGACGGTTCCATCTCCTCCAGCGTGGCGGCCAGCCATATGCAGAACGCATTGGAAGGGGCAAGCCAGTTCTTTGAATGGACTCACCGGCGTCTGGATAACACGTTGTTCGATGCCGAAGTCACCCTCAACTCAGTCATGCTGGATGGGGTTAACTGCATTCTCGGCACCGTACGGGATGTGAGTGATCGCAAACAGGCAGAAGACGCACTGGTGCAGTCCCAGCGTCAGCTGGCCTACCGCGCCACCCACGATAGCCTGACCGAACTGCCCAACCGGGATTCATTGCACCTGAGTGCGTCCCGCATGCTGGCCCAAAGCAAGCTGCGCGGCCTTCAAGTGGCGGTGATTTTGCTGGATCTGAATCGGTTTAAAGACGTAAACGACACCCTCGGCCATCGTATCGGGGATTTTCTGCTGCAGCAGGTAGCCAAGCGCCTTTCGCTGCTGCATAAAGATAACGAGCTGGAGGTGTATCGCCTGGGGGGGGATGAATTTGCCCTGCTGAAAAGCCATGTGAGCAATCGGGATGAAGTGATTACGCTGGTGGACGCCGTGATTGAGGCCCTCAGCAAACCCTTGGATGTGGAGGGCATGTCACTGGAAATGGGCGCCAGCATCGGCGTGTCCTTCTTCCCCGAAAATGGCGACAACAGCCATGCCCTGCTGCGCTGCGCCGACGTGGCCATGTATCAGGCCAAAACCCACGGTGAGAATCTTCATTTCTACGATGCCAGTATGGATGCCAACAGCACCCGCCGCTTGACCATTCTGGCGGATCTGGGGGTGGCGATCCGCAGCAATCAACTGCAATTACACTATCAGCCCCGCATTGACCTCGCCACCGGTGCCTGTAACGGCTGCGAAGCGCTGCTGCGCTGGGTGCATCCGGAGCAGGGCATGATACCCCCCGGCGACTTCATCCCGCTGGCGGAAATGACCGAAATGATTCATCCGCTGAGCCTGTGGGTGCTGCGGGAGGCCCTGCGTCAGGTGCGTTGCTGGCTGGATGAGGGCAAAGAGATCGCCGTAGCGGTGAATCTGTCCGCCCGTAATTTGATCGATGTCCGCTGCCCCGCTTTGATCCAGTCGCTGTTGCATGAATTCGGGGTGCCCAATCATTTGTTGGAAATCGAAATCACCGAATCGGCTCTGATCACCGACCCGGAGCGCGCCCTGCAAGTGGTGCAGTCATTCCACGATTTGGGTTTGCATCTGGCCATCGACGATTTTGGCACCGGCTATTCCTCGATGAGCTATCTCAAGCGCCTGCCCATTCAGACCCTGAAGGTAGACCGTTCCTTCGTAAAGGAAATGCTCACCGATGAAGCCGACGCCGTGATTGTGCGCTCCACCATTGGCCTGGCCCACAGTTTTGGCCTCAACGTAGTGGCCGAAGGAGTGGAAGACGAAGCAACCCTGCAAGCCCTGTGCAACCTGCAATGCGAGCAGGCCCAGGGCTATCACATCAGCCGCCCCATCCCCGCAGCCGAATTTGATGCCTGGTATCTACAGCGCCGGGGCAATTAA
- a CDS encoding permease, with translation MSESSCCHSPAPDPKQGHGDSCHDHSRVDWLFWGSSAVLAMSILAAAMPESWLPDIPYLVTFITAEWELVQDMWLGMFIGVFSIGLMNLLPKDTILNALGRQRGVGSVLRAAAAGIVLDLCNHGLLLIAGKLYKSGVRYSQVLAFLIASPWNSLSLTIVMFALLGWAWTLTFIGLSFLVAVVAGLIVDGMESRGSIEENPFRAETERAEKISVKDNVRRIRRERGLFRTVCLDSFSESKMIMRWLLFGMVLAALIKTFVSQDAMQTWFGPTLVGLGLTLVAATVIEVCSEGLLPIAADLLTRAAAPGNAFTFMMAGVSTDYTEIMVLKETTGRWKMAFVLPLVTLPQILLLGVLLNQFSA, from the coding sequence ATGAGCGAATCCTCCTGCTGTCATTCCCCCGCGCCTGATCCTAAACAAGGTCATGGCGATAGCTGTCATGATCATTCACGGGTTGACTGGCTGTTTTGGGGGTCGAGCGCTGTGTTGGCGATGTCCATTCTGGCGGCAGCCATGCCGGAGTCGTGGCTGCCGGACATCCCTTATTTGGTGACATTTATTACCGCCGAATGGGAGCTGGTGCAGGACATGTGGTTAGGCATGTTCATCGGTGTGTTTTCCATTGGTTTGATGAACCTATTGCCCAAAGACACCATCCTCAATGCCCTGGGCAGGCAACGGGGAGTGGGCAGTGTGTTGCGTGCGGCGGCGGCAGGCATTGTGCTGGATTTGTGCAACCACGGCTTGCTGCTTATCGCCGGTAAACTGTACAAAAGCGGCGTGCGTTATTCCCAGGTGCTGGCGTTTCTGATTGCTTCTCCCTGGAATTCCCTTTCCCTTACCATCGTGATGTTTGCCCTGCTGGGGTGGGCGTGGACGCTGACATTTATCGGTCTTTCCTTTCTGGTGGCGGTGGTGGCGGGCTTGATCGTCGATGGTATGGAAAGCCGAGGTTCCATTGAGGAAAACCCCTTTCGCGCTGAAACCGAGCGCGCCGAGAAAATTTCAGTGAAGGACAATGTACGGCGCATTCGGCGTGAACGGGGGCTGTTTCGAACCGTGTGTTTAGACAGCTTCAGTGAAAGCAAAATGATCATGCGCTGGTTGCTGTTCGGCATGGTATTGGCGGCACTGATCAAGACATTTGTATCCCAGGATGCCATGCAAACCTGGTTTGGGCCGACCTTGGTGGGCCTGGGTTTGACCCTGGTGGCCGCCACCGTGATTGAAGTGTGCTCGGAAGGCCTGCTGCCTATCGCTGCTGATCTGCTGACCCGTGCCGCTGCGCCGGGTAATGCTTTTACCTTCATGATGGCGGGGGTATCCACCGATTACACCGAGATCATGGTGTTAAAGGAAACCACCGGGCGTTGGAAAATGGCATTCGTGCTGCCGTTGGTGACCTTGCCCCAGATCCTCCTGCTGGGTGTGCTGCTGAATCAATTCTCTGCGTAA
- a CDS encoding retropepsin-like aspartic protease family protein encodes MTKTTPWLLCLLVGFALGWWSAVQWVSPVATATSPLSGQSPEPASKPADTPVDLGGNAVSRWLQLDQPEALIAYLDTPALSLPGRQQALQQLDDTLLQWQDEQQWGRLLLWLEPLHTWDRNRELWQDWLASAHEGLGQRRDALLILFESHATTLSAPRRQYLMDSIEQLLADQLARQRTLTPTRLSQNFELMPLLLLALEKQPQYAPFGIMLSDVYEASGEWEQALFQLQLLPYSDTHQPAIDERKERLEEQLAAQQRAQEGIGLQHRMGQFVVTVVFDERVELNLMIDTGATITALNARAIALLQQYTDLHTTDQQVQVNTANGMVVSPLYEIGSMRIGGWEQLDVQLLQVNLPSEHVDGLLGMNFLSRYAFSIDQDQALLFLDSK; translated from the coding sequence GTGACGAAAACAACCCCTTGGCTGTTATGCCTGCTGGTTGGATTTGCGCTGGGCTGGTGGAGCGCAGTGCAGTGGGTTTCGCCTGTTGCGACAGCGACATCCCCGCTGAGTGGACAATCACCTGAGCCCGCATCCAAGCCAGCGGATACGCCGGTGGATCTGGGCGGCAATGCCGTGAGCCGCTGGCTGCAACTGGATCAGCCGGAAGCCCTGATTGCGTACCTGGACACCCCCGCACTGAGTCTGCCCGGGCGCCAACAGGCGTTACAGCAGCTGGACGATACTCTGTTGCAGTGGCAAGACGAGCAGCAGTGGGGGCGGCTGTTGTTATGGCTGGAGCCCTTGCATACCTGGGATCGTAATCGTGAATTGTGGCAGGATTGGTTGGCGAGCGCCCATGAAGGGTTGGGTCAACGGCGAGATGCCCTGCTGATACTGTTTGAGTCCCATGCCACGACCCTTTCTGCCCCGCGACGCCAGTATCTGATGGACAGTATTGAGCAATTGCTGGCCGATCAGCTGGCCCGGCAACGCACCCTCACCCCCACCCGCCTATCACAGAATTTTGAGTTGATGCCGCTGTTATTGCTGGCGCTGGAGAAACAGCCTCAATACGCACCCTTTGGCATCATGTTGTCCGATGTGTATGAAGCGTCTGGTGAATGGGAACAGGCGCTGTTTCAACTGCAGTTGTTGCCCTACAGCGACACCCACCAGCCGGCGATCGATGAGCGCAAAGAGCGCTTGGAGGAACAGCTGGCAGCTCAGCAAAGAGCCCAGGAGGGCATTGGTTTACAGCACCGCATGGGGCAGTTCGTGGTAACCGTTGTGTTTGATGAGCGCGTGGAACTGAACCTGATGATCGATACCGGCGCGACCATCACGGCCTTGAATGCCCGCGCCATTGCGTTGCTGCAACAGTACACGGATCTGCACACCACCGATCAGCAAGTGCAGGTGAACACCGCCAATGGCATGGTGGTGTCACCCCTGTATGAAATTGGCAGTATGCGGATCGGGGGATGGGAGCAACTCGATGTGCAGCTATTACAGGTGAATCTGCCGTCGGAGCATGTGGATGGTCTGTTAGGCATGAATTTTCTCAGCCGTTATGCGTTCTCCATCGATCAGGATCAGGCGCTGTTGTTCTTGGACAGCAAGTGA